A single Augochlora pura isolate Apur16 chromosome 2, APUR_v2.2.1, whole genome shotgun sequence DNA region contains:
- the LOC144478302 gene encoding uncharacterized protein LOC144478302: protein MRREILLLVGLVFAIRGASCRERERRYLVFPTPGPSNAPTKVQFILGLGLPMEVDVSLIIGYVMKFNYVLPYNASYLTDSYIRYDRSISGDVDADEEEHERTPDHQGGEDHVISRWEIYEILESLLGDSRTGKACLLRAICEASAAPFSGVHGGLSSQLVHLLLTPSMTSEPFRTDFDRMYHAAEMLGKTASWNCDTFFPECGESLLDYFTEVHQQ from the exons ATGCGCCGCGAAATTCTTCTGCTCGTTGGACTTGTTTTCGCGATCCGCGGGGCGAGTTGTCGCGAACGCGAGAGGAGGTACCTGGTGTTCCCGACACCTGGGCCAAGCAATGCCCCGACCAAAGTGCAG TTCATCCTCGGCCTCGGTTTACCCATGGAAGTCGACGTCAGCCTGATTATCGGATATGtgatgaaatttaattacgtcCTACCCTATAACGCCTCCTACTTGACGGACTCGTACATTCGGTATGACAGATCGATCAGCGGCGATGTCGACGCCGACGAGGAGGAGCACGAACGTACGCCGGATCACCAAG GCGGAGAGGATCACGTCATTTCCAGGTGGGAAATTTACGAAATCCTGGAATCGTTGCTCGGCGACTCGCGAACGGGGAAAGCCTGCCTTCTGAGAGCGATCTGCGAGGCGTCCGCGGCTCCTTTCAGCGGCGTTCACGGCGGCCTCAGCTCGCAGCTCGTCCATCTTCTCCTCAC CCCATCGATGACTTCCGAACCTTTCAGAACTGACTTCGATCGAATGTATCACGCTGCTGAAATGCTAGGAAAAACTGCAAGCTGGAACTGCGACACTTTCTTTCCCGAGTGTGGAGAAAGTCTCTTGGACTA